The following are encoded together in the Sediminitomix flava genome:
- a CDS encoding ABC transporter C-terminal domain-containing protein — protein sequence MRFKNYVIGAALLSLVACNTDELDQLRLDLEEQQQELTDLQGELEKLKESQEAAIAAAIASLEQQMADLEGESSAKLAELTQRLESEENAIFWGSLSTDEAYAKLTEDNLVVMGNVVVRSADDLAKLSNVQVVSGNLEVMYTDVTEVSIEGLVTVGGGLFVEGNSMLENLSLPMLLGVTGNIELVNNMSLTELSFASLGVAEKGVLIYNDLSQFDQANPVNENAGTFNFPKLKSIANDLFVQNSFVADFDAEMLEMIGGRLYFRENASLESVDFSALTEVSGIQKTMELEDIVGVNVEWGESLKGALVFDYNTSDNEAVLADFSFFNSLKTVDGDIYVNYPSVNNFNAFNALETVTYSGGGVGNGLGNVSPNFGIGLPGGSTDGSHNVTLMGFTDIASISGFAKAENFNKFDLNIGKLAAQGVLDVLPVLKKGHVRVKISNGNDFAYSSSLSINHFTELENGTFTVDSFNSSVVFTESEVFTKIMDIYDNPYTYNAIVDISIIRYVDTVSELSLCPFKTYVTPFENFSDWMKNMAFSYQFTDSSDDTASPIYGGGNMDDVLSDDTCN from the coding sequence ATGCGCTTTAAGAATTATGTTATCGGAGCTGCTTTATTGTCTTTAGTAGCTTGTAACACCGATGAGCTAGACCAACTAAGACTAGACTTGGAAGAACAACAACAAGAGTTGACTGATCTTCAAGGTGAGCTAGAAAAATTAAAAGAGAGTCAAGAAGCAGCTATTGCAGCAGCAATTGCTAGCCTTGAACAACAAATGGCGGACTTGGAAGGAGAAAGTTCTGCAAAATTAGCAGAGTTAACTCAACGTTTGGAGTCTGAAGAAAATGCGATATTCTGGGGTAGTTTATCTACAGATGAAGCATATGCTAAATTGACAGAAGACAATCTTGTTGTGATGGGTAATGTAGTTGTTCGTTCAGCTGATGACTTGGCTAAATTGAGCAATGTTCAAGTCGTTAGTGGCAATTTGGAAGTGATGTACACAGACGTTACTGAAGTTAGTATTGAAGGTTTGGTAACTGTTGGAGGTGGATTGTTTGTAGAGGGTAACTCTATGTTGGAAAATCTATCTCTGCCTATGCTTTTGGGTGTTACAGGAAATATTGAGCTTGTGAATAATATGAGCTTAACAGAGCTTTCATTTGCTAGCTTAGGAGTTGCTGAGAAGGGCGTATTAATCTACAATGACTTGAGCCAATTTGATCAAGCAAATCCTGTAAATGAAAATGCAGGAACATTTAATTTCCCTAAACTAAAGAGCATTGCGAATGACTTATTTGTTCAGAATAGTTTTGTCGCAGACTTTGATGCTGAAATGTTGGAAATGATTGGAGGTAGACTATACTTCCGTGAAAATGCTTCATTGGAAAGTGTTGACTTTAGTGCGTTAACAGAAGTATCAGGTATCCAAAAAACAATGGAGCTAGAAGATATTGTTGGTGTAAATGTTGAGTGGGGAGAGTCATTGAAAGGGGCACTAGTATTTGACTACAATACTTCAGATAATGAGGCTGTACTAGCAGATTTTAGCTTCTTCAATAGCCTTAAAACAGTAGATGGGGATATCTATGTGAACTATCCATCTGTAAATAACTTCAATGCATTTAATGCTTTGGAAACAGTAACTTATTCTGGTGGAGGTGTAGGAAACGGTTTGGGTAATGTATCTCCTAACTTTGGTATTGGATTACCTGGCGGATCAACAGATGGTTCTCATAATGTAACTTTGATGGGCTTTACTGATATTGCTTCTATTAGCGGATTCGCTAAAGCTGAAAACTTCAATAAGTTTGACCTTAATATCGGTAAATTAGCTGCACAAGGTGTTTTAGATGTTTTACCAGTGTTGAAAAAAGGTCATGTAAGAGTGAAAATTTCAAATGGAAATGATTTTGCTTATTCATCATCTTTGTCGATCAACCATTTTACAGAATTGGAGAATGGTACTTTCACAGTAGACTCATTCAACTCATCTGTAGTATTTACAGAAAGTGAAGTATTCACTAAGATCATGGATATCTATGATAACCCATATACATATAATGCCATTGTAGATATCTCAATCATTAGATATGTAGATACAGTAAGCGAATTAAGTCTATGTCCGTTTAAGACATACGTTACTCCATTCGAGAATTTCTCAGATTGGATGAAAAATATGGCCTTTAGTTATCAATTTACTGATAGCAGTGATGATACTGCTAGCCCAATTTATGGCGGAGGTAATATGGATGATGTATTGTCTGACGATACATGTAACTAA
- a CDS encoding S8 family serine peptidase yields MMNFRNVIYSIIALLYLSINLGTAQELSDIEAGKIRVKFTEEFEAVNLSMSSTASVSSSARMSSMGSVELKSVNEQHNVTIFRRVFPFSEKHEARHRKHGLHLWYEVQFSSTQDPREVVESYNSINGVTLAKPVYKKVGTFENTKPIYVSAARMASASTQSSLSSTFFDDPLLVDQWHYENDGLRVGTADSDIDLEAAWEINTGSPEVIIAIVDGGIDVAHEDLAANLWVNEIEKNGEIGVDDDGNGYIDDIHGYNFHSNGQVTAVTHGTHVAGTVAAVSNNGVGVAGVAGGDGSEGSGIRMMSCQIFQETGSSHGAAAAYIYAADNGAVIAQSSWGYTSPGVYEQDVQDALRYFVEEAGNTDEFPNSPIVGGLPIFTTGNNGMEDVFYPAADQRCLSVNAVGPTNLPTSYTNHGTWTNISAPGGDMSFGEIGQVLSTFPGNKYGYLQGTSMACPHVSGVAGLVLSELGNEISTADELKARIMQGAADFPAEMHSYYNGKMGVGILNARAALQSDGKLPPENITDLRVDNLTHTALDLIWTVPSDEDDESPYLFYLWLSTEEITEDYLENFSPYIIPNTLAAGDTAQLNIEGLRKQTSYYFALQAVDRWGNTNEVAYTSKQTLDEPLFSFSPKNISVEIDVTEEKVVEEYVHLRNDGESPLLWEGFVENNGPIFNEEDESEEGSISSLSSLFKTGPKIQMLSDGRARLNFGGVYDVNGQMGFASVMSSNTGDGTFEVKSFYDEEIRTDTLTDRTRYIAGLQHEFNDNSFDFGFTEPSANMGYVSAVRYEIPLDYRLPLTHMEALWWLEEGMKDPFVIEICKGGQTVFEEMEVLHAQTFYPREESLGFWTWNRVPFSRAIETSGGDIIWVKIYHPKAPLTYQAVDYSPQFPGWDYFISHDEGRSFQTASVELPYGGYAIPKVRLFSAGEDPAHVYFDPISGQVAGGTEEQVRLVIDGSHLTEGKHETAAVIYTNDTNYPIGTVAVDMNILGQKAIADYERDLSLGVTYAGAAKDVKFKIKNTGFANLEITGIELDNPEIEYTGADTLIIEPNFEGELAVRVTPTTMGVFSEETVIKSNIGDLEINFYGTVKEPAVAQFSAKTLTAETRVGEKVEVSFEVENTSDQVLDIQIPLAFDEKHGNSVYLEDHANASDFEDISTFGISVRDDVLNAYATEVSLGFKFPFFNEEFENITLFADGLVWLPARISPWLGSVSAYRTLNEFPSEEGLLGTFAVMGNEMIIVDDVFWKIPSESDLLYADLGDRFIVQYDNVKSNLKDEEEGRLTAQLVLFQDGAIEFRYENIDANSIADNALVGFQNLEGTVGYTLQKRDAGRIVKANTSYRFVREHGANFVSAVSEKNFSLKPSETKTITVELDPEMAGLTDGTHHDMVFMNTNTADGYEKVDIELQVNGYAQLELAKGELNFEPVMVGLSDTASFFIENIGTAPMTVSQLFEGSSIFTINQEVPFTVAAGERKQILLTYSPTTKEEVSEQWLVTSEGIGQQSIEINSSSFLSPEPTAELSDLIFSLKTLETDVATLTIANTIDTDLNYTIEPTSIMKLNTNDGEVNGYTYRDSHYDAQVRYEWIDIAEEENKIYVPTDGFVAVELPFSYTFYGETFDSIWVCENGYITSKEPQISSDPQYGPHLPDDGISGVMAPMRAAWTLNSAEDSSGIYMSVEENRVIVEYKRVVSSLWGNPGYATFEVILQADGLVKFQYKEVDNFNGEIWYGLKDLEGKTFVDIGRAGHDYPDVYNTRFEDYQAIIFQPKVSVTIQGEGSKTHELTMTSDRLEEGIYVDTLVVISNSYSTPEIRIPISYTVEGVLDYTVSRDTLDYGNVFYVEDDIREYSQDFSISNVGTKELVIERMSLPDFPEVKLKLDGKELYFKSDGELISNVVLEAGESIVLTLVFEAEEVKTYDSELVLYDQDLNRTTIKVVANSVLPPVFELESTDLVKNMNVVDTLSHAFMLKNTGNAPLIYTAKAGYEFTSSTAANTVMSAFGLTQEEVVAKSATTFDSIHYDISEKAAATRGNRTNTPIRTAVRMTAPAEGFTITHLRMMVDYLFQDYVRVEVYDGSSNWPDGGNQLFEQDFLSTAQLGSSNWMLLEFDRAVNIQGGEDFYIVMSHPEFGEAAYDLIDDENIYKRNFFLPSIEHQIDQNGGWFSGDPDNTIYDEVERYVWKVRALSFQANWIELDAVEGVIDAGASQEVNSIVLGNNLAQGLNVGYVSISTNDPVKSKAKVNYEITANASPQVTYSPDQYGEAVKVAEGESKIVNLLAIDPEDDHISFEIVSDSSFATVEKVESNQAQVRLSPSHDDQGAQEVELKVIDEHGNYVIHPFSVYVEDVNRTPQSAEPWAVNLLLEQPIGYTITVAEVFEDQDGDTLQYGAVNDTPDIIDVAYGQEDLVIIPKSEGVGIVYILADDGKENGFTYIYVVVYVYSEESYTNTYNTVNLSVYPNPIVDEVQLSFETEARGKALIEVINLEGDVMKTYEQVLNDGNNQEVIYQVAGLPAGVYLIRISTSTELIGVKRIVVK; encoded by the coding sequence ATGATGAACTTTAGAAATGTCATATATAGCATAATTGCTCTTCTATACTTGAGTATAAATTTGGGCACAGCTCAAGAATTATCAGATATAGAAGCAGGTAAAATTCGTGTGAAATTCACGGAAGAATTTGAAGCTGTAAATTTATCAATGAGTAGTACAGCTTCAGTTTCGTCTTCTGCAAGAATGTCGAGTATGGGTTCCGTTGAGTTAAAGTCTGTAAATGAACAGCACAATGTTACAATATTCAGAAGAGTATTCCCTTTCTCAGAAAAACATGAAGCAAGACATCGAAAACATGGTTTACATTTGTGGTATGAGGTGCAATTTAGTTCAACTCAAGATCCTAGAGAAGTTGTAGAATCTTACAATAGTATAAATGGGGTTACTTTGGCAAAACCTGTTTATAAAAAAGTGGGGACTTTTGAAAACACTAAACCTATTTATGTATCAGCAGCGAGGATGGCTTCGGCTTCTACGCAATCTTCTTTGTCATCAACTTTTTTTGATGACCCTTTATTGGTTGATCAATGGCATTATGAAAATGATGGATTAAGAGTCGGAACAGCAGATTCGGATATTGATTTGGAGGCTGCTTGGGAAATAAATACAGGTTCACCCGAAGTAATTATAGCTATTGTTGATGGAGGAATTGATGTAGCGCATGAAGATTTAGCAGCCAATCTTTGGGTAAATGAAATCGAGAAGAATGGAGAAATAGGAGTAGATGATGATGGAAACGGCTATATAGATGATATACACGGTTATAATTTTCATTCCAATGGACAAGTTACAGCCGTGACACATGGTACACATGTAGCAGGTACAGTAGCTGCAGTATCAAATAATGGTGTAGGAGTAGCAGGTGTAGCAGGAGGAGATGGAAGTGAAGGCAGTGGTATTCGAATGATGTCTTGTCAGATTTTCCAAGAAACAGGTTCTAGTCACGGAGCAGCAGCCGCTTATATTTATGCCGCAGATAATGGAGCCGTTATCGCGCAAAGTTCATGGGGGTACACTTCTCCAGGAGTGTATGAGCAAGATGTTCAAGATGCATTACGCTATTTTGTAGAGGAAGCAGGAAATACAGATGAGTTTCCGAACTCACCAATTGTAGGAGGTTTACCGATTTTTACAACGGGTAATAACGGTATGGAAGATGTCTTTTATCCTGCAGCAGATCAGCGTTGCCTATCAGTAAATGCAGTAGGGCCTACAAACTTACCAACATCTTATACTAATCACGGAACATGGACAAACATTTCAGCACCTGGAGGAGATATGTCTTTTGGTGAAATAGGGCAAGTGTTGAGTACATTTCCAGGCAATAAATACGGTTACTTACAAGGTACTTCAATGGCTTGTCCGCATGTATCGGGCGTGGCAGGGCTTGTATTGAGTGAATTGGGAAATGAAATATCGACAGCAGACGAACTGAAGGCTAGAATTATGCAAGGAGCAGCAGATTTTCCTGCAGAAATGCATAGTTACTATAATGGTAAAATGGGAGTCGGAATATTGAATGCACGAGCAGCTCTTCAGTCAGATGGTAAATTACCCCCAGAAAATATCACAGATTTACGTGTTGATAACTTGACACATACCGCTTTAGATTTGATATGGACAGTACCTTCCGATGAAGACGATGAAAGTCCTTACTTGTTTTATTTGTGGTTAAGTACCGAGGAAATCACTGAGGATTACTTAGAAAATTTTTCACCTTATATCATCCCAAATACTTTAGCTGCGGGCGATACAGCCCAATTAAATATTGAAGGTTTACGTAAGCAGACTTCATATTATTTTGCTTTGCAAGCTGTAGACCGTTGGGGAAATACGAATGAGGTAGCTTATACCTCTAAACAAACATTAGATGAACCTCTTTTTTCATTCTCACCTAAAAATATAAGTGTAGAAATTGATGTCACCGAAGAGAAAGTTGTAGAAGAATATGTTCACTTGAGAAATGATGGTGAGTCTCCATTATTATGGGAAGGATTTGTAGAAAATAATGGGCCAATTTTCAATGAAGAAGATGAAAGCGAAGAAGGTTCTATTTCTTCTTTGAGTTCATTATTTAAGACTGGACCAAAAATTCAAATGCTATCTGATGGACGTGCACGTCTTAACTTTGGCGGAGTATATGATGTAAATGGACAGATGGGTTTTGCTTCTGTAATGTCTTCAAATACTGGAGATGGAACGTTTGAAGTGAAGTCATTTTATGACGAAGAAATCCGAACAGATACATTGACCGATAGAACTAGATACATTGCAGGGCTTCAGCATGAATTCAATGACAATTCTTTTGACTTTGGGTTTACAGAACCCTCAGCAAACATGGGCTATGTTTCTGCGGTACGTTATGAAATTCCGCTAGATTATCGATTGCCTCTTACGCATATGGAAGCCTTATGGTGGCTAGAAGAAGGTATGAAAGACCCTTTCGTCATTGAAATTTGTAAAGGAGGACAGACGGTTTTTGAAGAAATGGAGGTACTTCATGCACAAACTTTTTACCCTCGAGAAGAAAGTTTAGGCTTTTGGACTTGGAATAGAGTTCCATTTTCTCGTGCAATAGAAACTTCTGGAGGAGATATTATTTGGGTCAAGATATATCATCCTAAAGCACCACTTACGTATCAAGCAGTAGATTATTCACCACAGTTTCCTGGTTGGGATTATTTCATAAGTCATGATGAAGGACGTAGTTTTCAAACTGCTTCAGTTGAGCTTCCTTACGGCGGATATGCGATTCCTAAAGTTCGATTATTTAGTGCGGGTGAAGATCCTGCTCATGTGTATTTTGACCCAATCAGTGGGCAAGTAGCTGGAGGAACAGAAGAGCAAGTGAGATTAGTGATAGATGGTAGCCATTTGACAGAAGGAAAGCATGAAACTGCTGCTGTAATTTATACAAATGATACGAATTACCCGATAGGAACAGTAGCTGTTGATATGAACATTTTAGGGCAAAAAGCTATTGCAGATTATGAACGAGATTTGTCTTTAGGAGTGACTTATGCAGGGGCAGCAAAAGATGTGAAATTTAAAATTAAAAATACAGGTTTTGCCAATTTAGAAATTACAGGAATCGAATTAGATAACCCAGAAATTGAATATACAGGAGCTGATACCTTGATTATTGAGCCTAATTTTGAAGGAGAATTAGCTGTTCGAGTTACTCCAACTACAATGGGGGTATTTTCAGAGGAAACAGTTATAAAATCTAATATTGGTGATCTAGAAATTAACTTTTATGGGACAGTAAAAGAACCTGCTGTAGCTCAATTTTCAGCTAAAACACTGACAGCAGAAACGAGAGTTGGAGAAAAAGTGGAGGTTTCTTTTGAAGTAGAAAATACGAGTGATCAAGTACTCGACATTCAAATACCTTTAGCTTTTGATGAAAAACATGGAAACTCTGTTTATCTAGAAGACCATGCAAATGCGAGTGATTTTGAAGATATTTCTACTTTCGGGATTTCAGTAAGAGATGATGTTTTAAACGCTTATGCAACTGAAGTATCCTTAGGATTCAAGTTTCCATTTTTCAATGAAGAATTTGAGAACATCACACTATTTGCCGATGGTTTGGTGTGGTTGCCTGCCCGAATTAGCCCTTGGTTGGGTTCTGTATCAGCTTACAGAACATTAAATGAATTTCCATCAGAAGAAGGTCTGTTAGGTACGTTTGCCGTGATGGGAAATGAAATGATTATTGTTGACGATGTATTTTGGAAAATCCCAAGTGAATCAGATTTACTTTATGCCGATCTTGGTGACCGTTTTATTGTACAATATGACAATGTAAAGTCTAATTTGAAAGATGAGGAAGAAGGGCGACTTACAGCACAGTTAGTTTTATTTCAAGATGGAGCCATAGAGTTTAGATATGAAAATATTGATGCAAATTCTATAGCTGATAATGCGTTGGTGGGTTTCCAAAATTTGGAAGGAACAGTAGGTTATACGCTTCAAAAAAGGGATGCAGGGCGGATAGTAAAAGCCAATACGTCTTATCGTTTTGTACGAGAACATGGGGCTAACTTTGTCTCTGCAGTATCCGAGAAAAATTTTAGTCTAAAGCCTTCAGAAACAAAGACTATAACTGTAGAACTAGACCCTGAAATGGCAGGACTTACTGATGGTACTCATCATGATATGGTCTTTATGAATACAAATACAGCTGATGGTTATGAGAAAGTAGATATTGAGTTGCAAGTAAATGGTTATGCACAGTTAGAATTAGCAAAAGGTGAATTAAACTTTGAGCCTGTAATGGTCGGTTTGTCCGATACGGCAAGTTTCTTCATTGAGAATATTGGTACAGCACCTATGACGGTTTCTCAACTATTTGAAGGAAGCAGTATTTTCACGATAAATCAAGAAGTGCCTTTCACGGTAGCAGCAGGTGAACGAAAGCAAATTTTACTTACATATTCACCAACAACAAAAGAAGAGGTAAGCGAACAATGGCTTGTGACCTCGGAAGGTATAGGGCAGCAGTCGATTGAAATTAATAGCAGTTCATTCTTGTCTCCTGAACCGACAGCAGAATTGTCTGATCTGATTTTTAGCCTAAAAACATTGGAGACAGATGTAGCAACACTTACGATTGCAAATACCATAGATACAGACTTGAACTATACGATTGAGCCAACTTCTATCATGAAGCTAAATACCAATGATGGAGAGGTAAACGGCTATACTTATCGTGATTCTCATTACGATGCTCAGGTTCGTTATGAATGGATTGATATTGCTGAAGAAGAAAATAAAATCTATGTGCCAACAGATGGTTTTGTAGCTGTAGAATTACCGTTTTCATATACTTTTTATGGTGAAACTTTTGATTCTATTTGGGTGTGTGAGAATGGTTACATCACATCTAAAGAGCCTCAAATAAGTTCAGACCCACAGTATGGCCCACATTTGCCCGATGACGGGATTTCTGGGGTAATGGCTCCAATGCGAGCTGCATGGACACTCAATTCGGCTGAAGATAGCTCAGGAATATATATGTCAGTTGAAGAAAATCGTGTCATCGTAGAATACAAGAGAGTTGTTTCGAGCCTATGGGGAAATCCTGGATATGCGACTTTTGAGGTCATTTTGCAAGCTGATGGTTTAGTAAAATTTCAGTATAAAGAAGTCGATAATTTCAATGGTGAGATTTGGTATGGCCTGAAAGATTTGGAAGGAAAAACCTTTGTAGATATTGGTCGTGCAGGGCATGACTACCCTGATGTCTATAATACAAGGTTTGAGGATTATCAAGCAATCATTTTTCAACCAAAAGTAAGTGTAACGATACAAGGAGAAGGAAGTAAAACGCATGAACTTACCATGACTTCTGATAGACTTGAGGAAGGGATTTATGTGGATACTTTGGTTGTAATTTCAAATAGTTATTCAACTCCCGAAATTAGAATTCCTATCAGTTACACCGTAGAAGGCGTATTGGATTATACAGTTTCTAGAGATACGCTTGATTATGGAAATGTATTCTATGTAGAAGATGATATTCGTGAGTATTCGCAGGACTTCTCAATTTCGAATGTTGGAACAAAAGAACTAGTGATTGAAAGGATGAGTTTACCTGACTTTCCAGAAGTTAAGTTAAAGCTAGATGGCAAAGAGCTTTACTTTAAATCGGATGGAGAATTGATTTCAAATGTAGTTTTAGAAGCTGGAGAAAGTATTGTATTGACTTTGGTATTTGAGGCAGAAGAGGTTAAAACTTATGACTCTGAGTTAGTGCTTTATGATCAAGATTTAAATAGAACTACGATCAAGGTAGTAGCGAATTCGGTATTACCTCCAGTATTTGAATTGGAAAGTACTGACCTTGTAAAAAACATGAATGTGGTAGATACTTTATCTCATGCTTTCATGTTGAAAAATACAGGTAATGCACCATTGATTTATACTGCGAAGGCTGGTTATGAATTTACAAGCTCAACAGCGGCAAACACAGTTATGTCCGCTTTTGGTTTGACACAAGAAGAAGTGGTGGCTAAAAGTGCTACAACTTTCGATTCCATCCATTATGATATTTCTGAAAAGGCAGCTGCAACTAGAGGAAATAGAACAAACACACCGATTCGGACAGCTGTTCGTATGACTGCTCCTGCAGAAGGTTTTACAATTACACATCTCAGAATGATGGTAGATTATCTGTTCCAAGATTATGTGCGGGTAGAGGTGTATGATGGTTCGAGTAATTGGCCCGATGGAGGAAATCAACTGTTTGAACAAGACTTTTTATCAACAGCACAATTAGGTTCAAGTAATTGGATGTTGTTAGAATTTGATAGAGCAGTAAATATTCAAGGAGGAGAAGATTTCTATATCGTCATGTCACATCCCGAATTTGGAGAGGCGGCTTATGATCTTATTGATGATGAGAATATTTATAAAAGAAACTTTTTCCTACCGTCTATTGAACACCAAATAGATCAAAATGGCGGATGGTTTTCAGGAGATCCCGATAATACGATTTATGATGAGGTAGAACGATATGTTTGGAAGGTGAGAGCACTTTCTTTTCAAGCCAATTGGATAGAGTTAGATGCTGTAGAAGGGGTAATTGATGCGGGTGCCAGTCAGGAAGTTAATTCAATAGTATTGGGAAATAATTTAGCTCAAGGCTTAAATGTGGGTTATGTATCTATTTCGACTAATGATCCAGTAAAATCAAAAGCAAAGGTAAACTATGAAATAACGGCAAATGCATCTCCTCAAGTCACTTATTCCCCAGACCAATATGGTGAAGCGGTAAAAGTAGCAGAAGGAGAGAGCAAGATTGTGAATTTATTAGCGATAGACCCAGAGGATGACCATATAAGTTTTGAAATAGTTTCTGATTCTTCTTTTGCGACCGTGGAAAAAGTTGAGAGTAATCAGGCTCAAGTTCGTTTATCTCCAAGCCATGATGATCAAGGGGCACAAGAAGTTGAGCTTAAGGTAATAGATGAACATGGAAATTATGTTATACACCCATTTTCTGTATATGTTGAAGATGTAAACAGAACACCGCAGTCGGCAGAACCTTGGGCTGTGAATTTA